From a single Melospiza georgiana isolate bMelGeo1 chromosome 5, bMelGeo1.pri, whole genome shotgun sequence genomic region:
- the MCUB gene encoding calcium uniporter regulatory subunit MCUb, mitochondrial, producing MLAGLGRALRSGRRQLPRLLGWRDGCPPPSAPQVGLWRHAGAWRGREGAPYSTLVPSDEVTINYRLGLPVITLTLPTRNERCQFTVKPVVTTVGAFLQDVQREDKGIERAEVFAVDGSKVSDATLMEVLLMNDFKLVINNTAYNVSPPVKDKLSSEHATEMEDIKSLVHRLFVALHVEDHQIRKERELLQKLDHLKGELLPLEQMKARIMDSADAKTSRLLWVGLALMSTQGGALAWLTWWVYSWDIMEPVTYFITYGSAMAFYAYFILTKQDYIYPHAKDRQFLHFFYRKSKKQRFNVERYNKLRDDLAEAEESLRRLRQPLHLRLPIQEINDKD from the exons GTGGGGCTCTGGAGGCACGCCGGAGCCTGGAGGGGCCGGGAAGGAGCACCTTACAGCACGCTGGTGCCATCTGATG AAGTCACTATTAACTACAGACTTGGTCTTCCTGTGATAACTCTTACGCTGCCCACAAGAAATGAACGCTGTCAGTTCACTGTCAAGCCAGTAGTGACCACTGTAGGAGCTTTCCTGCAGGATGTGCAAAGAGAAGATAAAGGAATTGAGAGAGCTGAAGTCTTTGCAGTAG ATGGTAGCAAGGTCTCTGATGCAACCTTAATGGAGGTCTTATTGATGAATGACTTTAAGCTTGTTATCAACAACACAGCATACAATGTGTCACCTCCTGTAAAAG ataagCTGAGTAGTGAGCATGCTACTGAAATGGAAGATATCAAATCCTTGGTTCACAGACTGTTTGTGGCTCTACATGTAGAAGATCACCAGatcaggaaagagagagaacTGCTACAGAAACTGGACCATCTGAaaggagagctgctgcctcttgaACAG atgAAAGCCAGAATCATGGACAGTGCAGATGCAAAAACCTCCAGGCTTTTATGGGTTGGCCTAGCCCTGATGTCAACCCAGGGGGGAGCGCTGGCGTGGCTCACGTGGTGGGTGTACTCGTGGGACATCATGGAGCCTGTCACGTACTTCATCACCTACGGCAGTGCCATGGCTTTCTATGCCTACTTCATTCTTACCAAGCAG gacTACATTTACCCTCACGCTAAGGACAGGCAGTTCCTCCACTTCTTCTACCGCAAATCCAAAAAGCAGCGGTTTAATGTGGAACGATACAACAAGCTCAGAGACGACCTAGCAGAG GCAGAAGAATCCCTAAGGCGTCTGCGCCAGCCTCTGCACCTGAGGCTTCCCATCCAGGAAATCAATGACAAGGACTGA
- the CASP6 gene encoding caspase-6 isoform X3 has protein sequence MSGSERQPRAGHVQLDSRPILPTTDGNENITEVDAVSISLTSLGFEVRVFDNLKAEDVQKRIDEASKEDHSNADCFVCVFLSHGKDDHIYARDDKIDIQTMTDMFRGDKCQSLVGKPKIFIIQACRGDQHDIAVIAHDATDSSKSPGNKTEVDAAGIYTLPAGADFIMCYSVAQGYYSHRDTVFGSWYIQDLCETLRDHGSSGEFTELLTVVNRKVSDRTWNTGYGLKKQIPCFASMLTKKLYFHPKSK, from the exons ATGTCGGGCTCGGAGCGGCAGCCGCGGGCGG GCCATGTCCAGCTGGATAGCAGACCTATATTACCCACCACAG ATGGAAATGAGAACATCACAGAAGTAGATGCAGTCAGTATAAG TTTGACAAGCCTTGGATTTGAAGTCAGAGTTTTTGATAACCTGAAAGCAGAAGATGTGCAGAAGAGAATTGATGAAG CCTCTAAGGAGGACCACAGCAATGCTGACTGCTTCGTGTGTGTGTTCCTGAGCCACGGTAAAGATGATCACATTTATGCACGTGATGACAAAATCGACATTCAGACAATGACAGACATGTTCAGAGGAGACAAGTGCCAGAGTTTGGTAGGAAAGCCAAAGATATTTATCATTCAG GCCTGTCGAGGTGATCAACATGATATTGCAGTGATTGCTCATGATGCAACAGACAGCAGTAAATCCCCTGGCAATAAGACTGAAGTGGATGCAGCTGGCATCTATACTCTGCCTGCTGGTGCAGACTTTATCATGTGCTACTCTGTGGCACAAG GCTACTATTCTCATCGTGACACTGTATTTGGCTCCTGGTACATCCAGGATTTGTGTGAGACCCTTAGGGATCATGGATCTTCAGGGGAGTTCACAGAACTTCTTACTGTTGTGAACAGGAAAGTATCAGATCGCACATGGAACACGGGCTATGGTTTAAAAAAACAGATTCCTTGTTTTGCCTCAATGCTAActaaaaaattgtattttcatcCAAAATCTAAGTAG
- the CASP6 gene encoding caspase-6 isoform X2, translating to MSGSERQPRAGHVQLDSRPILPTTDGNENITEVDAVSIRQSRHLEEKYKMDNQRRGVALIFNHEYFSWQLNLRDRRGTMVDRDNLNRTLTSLGFEVRVFDNLKAEDVQKRIDEASKEDHSNADCFVCVFLSHGKDDHIYARDDKIDIQTMTDMFRGDKCQSLVGKPKIFIIQACRGDQHDIAVIAHDATDSSKSPGNKTEVDAAGIYTLPAGADFIMCYSVAQGYYSHRDTVFGSWYIQDLCETLRDHGSSGEFTELLTVVNRKVSDRTWNTGYGLKKQIPCFASMLTKKLYFHPKSK from the exons ATGTCGGGCTCGGAGCGGCAGCCGCGGGCGG GCCATGTCCAGCTGGATAGCAGACCTATATTACCCACCACAG ATGGAAATGAGAACATCACAGAAGTAGATGCAGTCAGTATAAG ACAATCACGTCATCTTGAAGAGAAGTACAAAATGGACAATCAAAGAAGAGGAGTTGCATTAATCTTCAATCATGAGTACTTTTCTTGGCAGTTAAATCTGAGAGACAGACGTGGGACTATGGTTGACAGAGACAATCTGAATCGCAC TTTGACAAGCCTTGGATTTGAAGTCAGAGTTTTTGATAACCTGAAAGCAGAAGATGTGCAGAAGAGAATTGATGAAG CCTCTAAGGAGGACCACAGCAATGCTGACTGCTTCGTGTGTGTGTTCCTGAGCCACGGTAAAGATGATCACATTTATGCACGTGATGACAAAATCGACATTCAGACAATGACAGACATGTTCAGAGGAGACAAGTGCCAGAGTTTGGTAGGAAAGCCAAAGATATTTATCATTCAG GCCTGTCGAGGTGATCAACATGATATTGCAGTGATTGCTCATGATGCAACAGACAGCAGTAAATCCCCTGGCAATAAGACTGAAGTGGATGCAGCTGGCATCTATACTCTGCCTGCTGGTGCAGACTTTATCATGTGCTACTCTGTGGCACAAG GCTACTATTCTCATCGTGACACTGTATTTGGCTCCTGGTACATCCAGGATTTGTGTGAGACCCTTAGGGATCATGGATCTTCAGGGGAGTTCACAGAACTTCTTACTGTTGTGAACAGGAAAGTATCAGATCGCACATGGAACACGGGCTATGGTTTAAAAAAACAGATTCCTTGTTTTGCCTCAATGCTAActaaaaaattgtattttcatcCAAAATCTAAGTAG
- the CASP6 gene encoding caspase-6 isoform X1, which produces MSGSERQPRAGHVQLDSRPILPTTDGNENITEVDAVSISRQSRHLEEKYKMDNQRRGVALIFNHEYFSWQLNLRDRRGTMVDRDNLNRTLTSLGFEVRVFDNLKAEDVQKRIDEASKEDHSNADCFVCVFLSHGKDDHIYARDDKIDIQTMTDMFRGDKCQSLVGKPKIFIIQACRGDQHDIAVIAHDATDSSKSPGNKTEVDAAGIYTLPAGADFIMCYSVAQGYYSHRDTVFGSWYIQDLCETLRDHGSSGEFTELLTVVNRKVSDRTWNTGYGLKKQIPCFASMLTKKLYFHPKSK; this is translated from the exons ATGTCGGGCTCGGAGCGGCAGCCGCGGGCGG GCCATGTCCAGCTGGATAGCAGACCTATATTACCCACCACAG ATGGAAATGAGAACATCACAGAAGTAGATGCAGTCAGTATAAG CAGACAATCACGTCATCTTGAAGAGAAGTACAAAATGGACAATCAAAGAAGAGGAGTTGCATTAATCTTCAATCATGAGTACTTTTCTTGGCAGTTAAATCTGAGAGACAGACGTGGGACTATGGTTGACAGAGACAATCTGAATCGCAC TTTGACAAGCCTTGGATTTGAAGTCAGAGTTTTTGATAACCTGAAAGCAGAAGATGTGCAGAAGAGAATTGATGAAG CCTCTAAGGAGGACCACAGCAATGCTGACTGCTTCGTGTGTGTGTTCCTGAGCCACGGTAAAGATGATCACATTTATGCACGTGATGACAAAATCGACATTCAGACAATGACAGACATGTTCAGAGGAGACAAGTGCCAGAGTTTGGTAGGAAAGCCAAAGATATTTATCATTCAG GCCTGTCGAGGTGATCAACATGATATTGCAGTGATTGCTCATGATGCAACAGACAGCAGTAAATCCCCTGGCAATAAGACTGAAGTGGATGCAGCTGGCATCTATACTCTGCCTGCTGGTGCAGACTTTATCATGTGCTACTCTGTGGCACAAG GCTACTATTCTCATCGTGACACTGTATTTGGCTCCTGGTACATCCAGGATTTGTGTGAGACCCTTAGGGATCATGGATCTTCAGGGGAGTTCACAGAACTTCTTACTGTTGTGAACAGGAAAGTATCAGATCGCACATGGAACACGGGCTATGGTTTAAAAAAACAGATTCCTTGTTTTGCCTCAATGCTAActaaaaaattgtattttcatcCAAAATCTAAGTAG